In Vibrio diazotrophicus, the following proteins share a genomic window:
- a CDS encoding inorganic triphosphatase, protein METEIELKFFVSPEFSEILRQKISDTKVLQHSCRELGNTYFDTPDNWLRQHDIGLRIRRFDDVYVQTVKTAGRVVAGLHQRPEFNAEHQSNEPELSLHPADIWPQGKEVDVLQSELSALFSTNFTREQWLIGMPDGSQVEVAFDQGLVVAGDKEYPICEVELELKSGQTDALFTLARQFCDNGGMRLGNLSKAARGYRLAADYQGDEVKPLSLVNTSNQDTVEYCLINSLEHALSHWHYHEQIYTERDSIPALHEISNSIRFIRQILSIYGGVVPRRASAILRQELKWLEEELSWLKSYDYLDDLLEDKGYALRKLDARKFLIAELKEQQDNLPQREENLRLLNSARYTGLLLDLSRWILTRGWQPFLDEKAREKMATNILRFSAKQLDRTWAELIESFPPEHHLSSQEYIDQQYRLMRNLYTGIGFASLYDAEERNSFRMPWADLLHGIDDLLTLRTLEPFVEKLEGEEKEQLQRWLIRQENSILHAMEQTRIIGVEAHPYWRD, encoded by the coding sequence AGAGTTTTCAGAGATTTTACGTCAAAAGATTTCTGATACAAAAGTACTTCAGCACAGTTGTCGAGAGTTAGGTAATACGTATTTTGATACTCCTGATAACTGGTTACGTCAACACGATATTGGGTTAAGAATCCGACGTTTCGATGATGTGTATGTCCAAACAGTCAAGACCGCAGGACGCGTCGTTGCTGGCTTACATCAAAGACCGGAATTCAATGCTGAACATCAGAGCAACGAACCTGAACTATCGCTTCACCCTGCTGATATTTGGCCTCAAGGTAAAGAGGTTGACGTTCTGCAATCTGAGCTTAGCGCGCTCTTCTCTACTAATTTTACTCGTGAACAATGGTTAATCGGCATGCCGGACGGTAGTCAGGTTGAAGTCGCTTTTGACCAAGGTTTAGTGGTCGCGGGGGATAAAGAGTATCCAATTTGCGAAGTGGAGTTAGAACTGAAGTCTGGTCAAACCGATGCGTTGTTTACCTTGGCTCGCCAGTTCTGCGATAACGGTGGTATGCGTCTAGGTAACTTGAGTAAAGCCGCAAGAGGTTATCGTCTGGCCGCCGATTATCAAGGCGATGAAGTTAAACCACTAAGTTTAGTGAATACCAGTAATCAAGACACGGTTGAGTATTGTTTGATTAACTCACTGGAACATGCGCTTTCTCATTGGCACTACCATGAGCAAATCTATACAGAGCGTGATTCCATCCCTGCATTGCATGAAATCAGCAACAGTATTCGTTTTATTCGCCAGATTTTAAGCATCTACGGCGGCGTCGTTCCTCGTCGAGCAAGTGCGATTTTGCGTCAGGAACTGAAGTGGTTGGAAGAAGAACTGAGCTGGTTAAAGTCTTATGACTATCTCGATGATCTTCTTGAAGACAAAGGTTATGCGCTGCGCAAACTGGATGCTCGTAAGTTTTTAATTGCTGAACTGAAAGAGCAGCAAGATAATTTACCTCAACGGGAAGAAAACCTACGTTTGCTCAACTCTGCTCGTTATACCGGTTTGTTGCTTGATTTGAGCCGCTGGATTCTGACTCGCGGATGGCAGCCGTTTCTCGATGAAAAAGCGCGTGAAAAAATGGCGACCAACATCCTTCGATTCTCTGCCAAGCAGTTGGATCGAACTTGGGCTGAACTGATCGAGTCGTTCCCGCCAGAGCATCATTTGAGTAGCCAAGAGTATATTGATCAACAGTATCGTTTGATGCGAAATCTTTATACCGGAATTGGTTTCGCAAGTTTGTACGATGCTGAAGAACGTAATTCTTTCCGCATGCCTTGGGCGGATTTGCTACACGGTATCGACGATTTGTTAACCTTAAGAACGTTAGAACCGTTTGTTGAGAAGCTCGAAGGTGAGGAAAAAGAGCAGCTACAACGTTGGTTGATTCGCCAAGAGAATTCGATTTTACATGCCATGGAGCAGACTCGAATTATAGGCGTAGAAGCTCATCCTTACTGGCGTGACTAG
- a CDS encoding potassium channel family protein, translated as MKKDSIKDETKPMGLLSLILSFLALFVISGLLFFPIEPEMRHLFIGLDFLICSIFILQLSVDLIRSTDRVQFMKRHWIDFLASIPMIEPLRYARIFHILRIILVVRSGRAIAKQLLSNRRETTIASILLLLVLMITLGSSFMLFFETKDPHANIQSGGDALWWALVTISTVGYGDHYPVTTAGRLIATAMILCGVGIFGMVSGLITSLLTSPDKKQLLNAQREQQMLHQIVVQQNEILRRIGELENKPDNPPQSKPTK; from the coding sequence ATGAAAAAAGATAGTATCAAAGATGAAACGAAACCTATGGGATTGTTATCACTCATTTTGTCTTTCTTAGCTCTATTTGTGATCTCAGGCTTACTATTTTTTCCAATAGAGCCAGAAATGCGCCATTTGTTTATCGGCCTAGACTTTCTTATATGTAGTATTTTCATCCTACAACTTAGCGTAGATTTGATCCGTTCGACAGATCGGGTGCAATTTATGAAACGACACTGGATCGATTTTCTTGCCAGTATTCCTATGATCGAGCCTCTGCGTTACGCGCGCATCTTTCACATTCTAAGAATCATTTTAGTTGTTCGTTCAGGAAGGGCGATCGCCAAACAGCTACTTTCGAACCGCAGAGAAACCACTATAGCGTCCATATTATTGCTGTTAGTTTTGATGATAACGCTGGGTTCAAGCTTTATGCTCTTTTTCGAAACCAAAGATCCGCATGCGAATATTCAATCCGGTGGTGATGCTTTGTGGTGGGCATTAGTGACCATTTCAACCGTAGGTTATGGTGACCATTATCCAGTCACTACGGCAGGACGTTTGATCGCGACAGCAATGATTCTGTGCGGCGTGGGGATCTTCGGTATGGTTTCAGGTTTGATCACCTCACTGCTTACCTCTCCTGATAAAAAACAGCTCTTAAATGCACAGAGAGAACAGCAGATGCTGCATCAGATAGTTGTGCAGCAAAATGAAATTTTGCGCCGGATTGGAGAGCTGGAAAACAAACCAGATAATCCGCCACAAAGTAAACCAACGAAATAG
- a CDS encoding methyl-accepting chemotaxis protein, which produces MTTMAFKPWERVITNVRLVPKMVMLMVFSTFLIIGKQLWDAHTFYNALLAATQNVEVAQKHYDDYIVQVVWQTGLMIAVFVVLLLFAARIMLRQTHYLSDSIKQMARRDLSAAIEMDCKDEYGELAKELEKTRLQLKELILAQVDASQELTAMTEIMTLSMSETKESAQEEFNEIDQLATAMSEMSSTVQTVAGHAQSASSLTEDASKQAQTGQRFVKSTVGKMSELSKDISKSAQAVNQVEERVESISSVVGTIQSISEQTNLLALNAAIEAARAGEAGRGFAVVADEVRNLAQRTQTATVEIQDMISQLQSSANSAVELMEKSVVEVAEGVELVTNAGTELDGIVAQVQQINDMNFQIATAAGQQSSVAEEMDQNLTNVRELVEASVTVVTELLETSEVMQANAQVLDSKITEFKV; this is translated from the coding sequence ATGACAACAATGGCATTTAAGCCATGGGAACGAGTAATAACGAATGTTCGCCTTGTTCCTAAGATGGTAATGCTGATGGTGTTCAGTACTTTTCTGATCATCGGTAAGCAGCTTTGGGATGCTCACACCTTTTATAATGCTCTTTTGGCGGCAACTCAAAATGTAGAAGTCGCACAGAAACATTATGACGACTACATTGTGCAAGTGGTTTGGCAAACCGGTTTGATGATAGCTGTATTTGTCGTATTGCTTCTTTTTGCAGCACGTATCATGCTGCGTCAAACACATTATCTTAGCGACTCAATCAAACAGATGGCGCGTCGTGACTTATCTGCGGCTATCGAGATGGATTGTAAAGATGAATATGGTGAGTTGGCTAAAGAACTGGAAAAGACACGTCTTCAACTAAAAGAATTGATTCTTGCTCAGGTCGATGCTTCACAAGAACTTACGGCTATGACGGAAATCATGACATTGAGCATGTCTGAAACCAAAGAGTCAGCCCAAGAAGAGTTCAATGAAATCGACCAGCTAGCGACAGCTATGAGTGAAATGTCTTCAACGGTGCAAACCGTGGCAGGACATGCGCAAAGTGCTTCTTCGTTAACTGAAGACGCCTCTAAACAAGCTCAGACTGGCCAACGATTTGTGAAAAGTACTGTAGGTAAAATGAGTGAGCTATCTAAAGATATCTCTAAATCTGCTCAGGCTGTAAATCAAGTTGAAGAGCGTGTTGAGTCAATCAGCAGTGTTGTTGGTACTATCCAAAGCATCTCTGAACAAACAAACCTATTGGCACTTAACGCAGCGATTGAAGCGGCTCGTGCTGGTGAAGCTGGACGTGGTTTCGCTGTCGTTGCTGATGAAGTTCGCAATCTAGCCCAGCGTACTCAAACGGCAACGGTAGAAATTCAAGACATGATTTCACAACTGCAAAGCAGTGCGAATTCAGCGGTAGAGTTGATGGAAAAGAGTGTTGTTGAGGTTGCTGAAGGCGTTGAGCTGGTGACTAATGCGGGAACCGAGCTTGACGGTATCGTGGCTCAAGTTCAGCAAATTAACGATATGAACTTCCAAATTGCTACAGCAGCGGGCCAACAAAGCAGTGTTGCAGAAGAGATGGACCAGAACTTAACTAACGTGAGAGAGCTGGTTGAAGCATCGGTTACCGTTGTTACTGAGCTGCTTGAAACCTCGGAAGTGATGCAGGCAAATGCACAAGTATTAGACAGCAAAATCACTGAATTTAAAGTTTAA
- the glnE gene encoding bifunctional [glutamate--ammonia ligase]-adenylyl-L-tyrosine phosphorylase/[glutamate--ammonia-ligase] adenylyltransferase, with protein MPLPSLLEDYASQQFSHLLEQQPVIAQWNSDLQTQLKTVIGLSKFVHETLMRDDALCRALPEILSENSRCESYREHLFEQLSACEDETSGLRILRQFRNQEMVYIAWRDFLSTWTLNESLEHLSQLAEALIFETYQWQYKACCQEWGAPCNAQGEAQPMLIMGMGKLGGGELNFSSDIDLIFTYPENGETQGQRRSIANAQFFTRLGQRIIKMLDQQTFDGFCYRVDMRLRPFGESGPLVMSYAALEDYYQEQGRDWERYAMVKARVMGREMYSQYQELRQMLRPFVFRRYIDFSAIQSLRRMKSMISSEVRRRGLTNNIKLGAGGIREIEFIAQVFQLIRGGREPSLRHRGLLETLQAIDELQLLERKEIEQLTEAYYFLRRLENLLQALADKQTQTLPDKADDQLRLAFAMGFESWEQLNAQVKHQMANVHAVFAALIGEEDEQDENTLAAHFHELWDMSHNRELIESIVENELAMQDGAEIVGTIIGFKEDLAKRTIGPRGREVLNRLMPKVYQAIFNHPEAKFGLSRVLSLLHSIATRTTYLELLDEHPAALVQLVRLCTASSMISEQLARYPILLDELIDPQHLYNPIPLESYKTELRDFLARIPEDDMEQQMEALRQFKQICILKIAAADIADVLPVMKVSDHLTYLAEAIVDAVVNQAWLQVTAKYGEPTHLKDREGKGFGVIGYGKVGGWELGYNSDLDIVFMHDCPVSAYTDGVKEIDGRQFYLRLAQRIVHIFSVRTASGILYEVDTRLRPSGASGLLVSPTEAFEEYQRNDAWTWEHQALVRARMIYGDAPLLQAFDKIRHDILSMPREEAKLKQEVVDMRIKMRDHLGGKKPGRFMIKQDEGGITDIEFLAQYLVLRFSHQQPKLTRWSDNVRIFESLLIQGVLDEEQAMALTHAYTAMRDQIHHRNLVNQDADVDESKFVHEREIVKHVWNQWLG; from the coding sequence ATGCCATTGCCATCTCTTCTTGAAGATTATGCGAGTCAACAGTTCAGCCACTTGCTAGAACAGCAGCCAGTGATTGCTCAATGGAATAGCGATCTACAAACTCAGCTAAAAACCGTTATCGGGTTGAGCAAGTTTGTCCATGAAACGCTGATGCGTGACGACGCTTTGTGTCGTGCTCTGCCTGAGATACTTAGCGAAAATTCTCGTTGTGAATCGTATCGAGAGCATCTTTTTGAGCAGCTTTCCGCCTGTGAAGATGAAACAAGTGGTTTACGCATTTTGCGTCAGTTCCGCAATCAAGAGATGGTTTATATCGCCTGGCGTGATTTTTTAAGTACCTGGACATTGAATGAGAGCCTAGAGCATTTATCGCAATTAGCGGAAGCACTGATATTCGAAACTTACCAATGGCAATACAAAGCCTGTTGCCAAGAGTGGGGTGCGCCATGTAACGCTCAAGGTGAGGCTCAGCCGATGTTGATCATGGGTATGGGTAAACTCGGTGGTGGTGAGCTGAATTTCTCCTCCGACATCGATTTGATTTTCACCTATCCAGAGAATGGAGAGACGCAGGGGCAGCGTCGAAGTATTGCTAATGCTCAGTTTTTCACTCGCCTAGGTCAACGGATCATTAAAATGCTCGATCAACAGACCTTCGATGGTTTCTGTTATCGGGTGGATATGAGATTACGTCCTTTTGGTGAAAGTGGCCCGTTGGTGATGAGTTATGCTGCGCTTGAAGATTACTATCAGGAGCAGGGCAGAGACTGGGAACGTTACGCAATGGTCAAAGCGCGCGTTATGGGGCGTGAGATGTATTCTCAGTATCAAGAGCTGCGCCAAATGCTGCGTCCGTTTGTCTTTCGTCGCTACATTGATTTCAGCGCAATTCAATCACTGCGTCGAATGAAGTCGATGATCAGCAGCGAAGTCCGTCGTAGAGGGCTCACTAACAACATTAAGTTGGGAGCTGGTGGCATTCGAGAAATTGAATTTATTGCCCAAGTATTTCAACTGATTCGGGGCGGAAGAGAGCCGAGCCTGCGTCACCGAGGATTACTCGAAACGTTGCAAGCTATTGATGAGCTGCAATTGTTGGAAAGAAAGGAAATTGAACAGTTAACCGAAGCGTATTACTTCTTGCGCCGTCTTGAAAATCTTCTTCAAGCTTTAGCAGATAAACAAACACAAACCTTGCCTGATAAAGCGGATGATCAGTTGAGACTCGCTTTTGCTATGGGTTTTGAATCTTGGGAGCAACTTAACGCTCAAGTAAAACATCAGATGGCGAATGTGCATGCGGTGTTTGCTGCTCTGATTGGTGAAGAGGACGAGCAAGACGAAAATACGCTTGCCGCTCACTTCCACGAATTATGGGACATGAGCCATAACCGCGAGTTAATAGAAAGCATTGTTGAGAATGAACTCGCTATGCAAGATGGAGCCGAAATCGTTGGTACCATCATCGGCTTCAAAGAGGACTTAGCGAAACGTACCATAGGTCCTCGCGGAAGAGAGGTGCTTAACCGTTTGATGCCAAAGGTGTATCAAGCGATTTTCAATCACCCTGAGGCAAAGTTTGGCTTATCAAGAGTATTGTCTTTGCTGCACAGCATTGCTACTCGTACTACTTATCTGGAACTGCTCGATGAGCATCCAGCGGCATTGGTGCAGTTGGTGCGTCTGTGTACCGCGAGTTCGATGATCTCTGAACAACTGGCTCGTTACCCGATTCTTCTTGATGAGTTGATTGATCCACAGCATCTCTATAATCCGATTCCTTTGGAAAGTTACAAAACCGAGCTGAGAGATTTTCTCGCACGTATTCCAGAAGATGATATGGAACAGCAGATGGAAGCGCTGCGTCAGTTTAAGCAAATATGTATTTTGAAGATTGCTGCCGCTGATATCGCAGATGTTTTGCCTGTGATGAAAGTGAGTGACCACTTAACTTATCTTGCTGAAGCGATTGTTGACGCTGTGGTCAATCAAGCTTGGTTGCAGGTAACAGCGAAATACGGTGAGCCGACCCATTTAAAAGATCGTGAAGGGAAAGGGTTTGGCGTGATTGGTTATGGCAAAGTTGGTGGTTGGGAACTTGGCTATAACTCTGATCTCGATATTGTTTTTATGCACGACTGTCCAGTTAGTGCCTACACTGATGGTGTTAAAGAGATAGATGGTCGTCAGTTTTATCTGCGTTTAGCTCAACGTATCGTTCATATATTCTCTGTGCGGACCGCTTCTGGAATACTATATGAGGTCGACACACGTTTAAGACCGTCTGGCGCTTCTGGGTTGCTTGTCAGTCCAACAGAAGCTTTTGAAGAGTACCAGCGCAATGATGCGTGGACTTGGGAACATCAGGCGTTAGTCAGAGCTCGCATGATTTATGGTGATGCTCCTTTGCTGCAAGCCTTTGACAAGATTCGCCATGACATTTTGTCTATGCCGAGAGAAGAAGCAAAACTCAAGCAGGAAGTTGTTGATATGCGTATAAAAATGCGCGATCACCTCGGCGGCAAAAAGCCCGGCCGTTTCATGATAAAACAAGATGAAGGCGGTATTACGGATATTGAATTTTTGGCTCAGTACTTGGTCTTACGTTTTAGCCATCAACAGCCTAAGTTGACCCGATGGTCTGATAACGTGCGTATCTTTGAGTCATTGTTGATTCAGGGGGTGCTGGATGAAGAACAAGCGATGGCATTAACTCATGCTTATACGGCGATGCGAGATCAAATCCATCACCGCAATTTAGTGAATCAAGACGCGGATGTGGATGAAAGCAAATTTGTCCACGAGCGTGAAATTGTAAAACATGTTTGGAATCAGTGGCTAGGTTAA
- the hldE gene encoding bifunctional D-glycero-beta-D-manno-heptose-7-phosphate kinase/D-glycero-beta-D-manno-heptose 1-phosphate adenylyltransferase HldE, which yields MKPILPDYSDAGVLIIGDVMLDRYWHGPTGRISPEAPVPVVKVEKNEERPGGAANVAMNIASLGGHAHLVGLTGIDEPAQVLSEKLTSLKVTCDFVALPDYPTITKLRVLSRGQQLIRLDFEDKFENTDPELILSRMESALPNVQAVILSDYAKGALEHVQQFIQKARSANVPVFIDPKGADFERYRGATLLTPNLSEFEHVVGKVKSDQDLVEKGLGLIEEFDLDALLVTRSEHGMTLLRRGMEPFHLPTQAKEVYDVTGAGDTVISVLASSVAAGKPLDEACALANAAAGVVVGKLGTSTVSTIELAEAVHGSKDTDYGVIGEQALIEAVRKAQARGEKVVMTNGCFDILHAGHVSYLNHAGELGDRLIVAVNTDESVKRLKGPGRPVNPTDRRMAVLAALGAVDWVVPFSEDTPQRLIAEVLPDLLVKGGDYKPEDIAGGKEVIAAGGQVKVLNFEDGCSTTEIIEAIKGGRG from the coding sequence ATGAAACCAATCCTACCTGACTACAGTGATGCAGGGGTATTAATTATTGGCGATGTCATGCTTGATAGATACTGGCATGGCCCTACTGGCCGCATTTCGCCAGAAGCCCCAGTGCCGGTAGTAAAAGTAGAGAAAAACGAAGAGCGTCCGGGCGGTGCTGCTAACGTAGCAATGAACATCGCTTCGTTAGGTGGTCATGCGCATCTCGTTGGTTTAACAGGGATTGATGAGCCAGCTCAGGTGCTGAGTGAGAAGTTAACTTCACTGAAAGTGACATGTGATTTTGTTGCTTTGCCAGACTATCCAACGATTACAAAACTGCGCGTACTGAGCCGTGGTCAGCAACTTATCCGTTTAGATTTTGAGGATAAGTTTGAGAACACCGATCCTGAATTGATCCTATCGCGTATGGAATCAGCGCTGCCAAATGTGCAGGCGGTGATCTTATCGGATTACGCGAAAGGCGCTCTTGAACATGTACAGCAGTTTATTCAAAAAGCACGATCAGCGAATGTACCAGTGTTTATTGATCCTAAAGGCGCAGACTTTGAACGTTACCGTGGTGCAACGTTATTAACTCCAAACCTTTCTGAGTTTGAACACGTAGTGGGCAAAGTGAAGTCTGATCAAGACTTAGTTGAAAAAGGTTTAGGCTTGATTGAAGAGTTCGATCTTGATGCTCTGCTGGTGACTCGCAGTGAGCATGGCATGACACTACTGCGTCGTGGTATGGAACCTTTCCATTTACCAACTCAAGCCAAAGAAGTGTATGACGTAACGGGTGCGGGCGATACGGTTATTTCAGTATTAGCTTCTTCGGTTGCGGCGGGTAAACCTCTAGATGAAGCGTGTGCGTTGGCAAATGCAGCCGCAGGCGTGGTAGTCGGTAAACTCGGTACTTCGACAGTATCGACTATTGAATTGGCTGAAGCTGTTCACGGCAGCAAAGATACTGACTACGGTGTGATTGGTGAACAGGCTCTGATCGAAGCCGTTCGCAAAGCGCAAGCTCGTGGTGAGAAAGTTGTAATGACCAATGGTTGTTTCGATATTCTTCATGCAGGCCATGTTTCTTATCTGAATCATGCTGGTGAGCTAGGCGATCGCCTGATTGTTGCCGTCAATACGGATGAATCTGTAAAACGTTTGAAAGGACCTGGTCGTCCAGTGAACCCGACCGATCGCCGTATGGCAGTATTGGCAGCGCTAGGCGCTGTGGATTGGGTTGTACCGTTTAGTGAAGATACGCCACAACGTTTGATTGCTGAAGTGCTACCAGACTTATTGGTTAAAGGTGGCGACTACAAACCAGAAGATATTGCTGGTGGTAAAGAAGTGATCGCGGCTGGTGGTCAGGTTAAAGTACTGAACTTTGAAGATGGCTGTTCAACCACAGAAATTATCGAAGCGATTAAAGGTGGCAGAGGTTAA
- the tolC gene encoding outer membrane channel protein TolC: MKKLLPVFISVALGSFSAAVSADDLAQIYDQAKENDPQLLSAAAQRDAAFEAVTSSRSSLLPQINLTAGYNVTSSDEPKDSELLSAGISFSQELYNRSSWVSLDTAEKQARQADAQYAVVQQSLILRVAQAYFSVLSAQDNLEFVRAEKAAVGRQLEQTKQRFEVGLSAITDVHDAQAQYDSVLADEVLAENTLVNSYESLREITGQDHKDLSILDTNRFSASPSATSMDALVEEAQQKNLSLLSSRIAQDVAKDNISLASSGHLPSLTLDGGYSYGKQMDSSGSGYNFDGHDYNDLNIGVNLSVPLYTGGNVTSQTKQAEFSYVAASQDLEASYRSVIKAVRANNNNINASIGALRAYEQSVISAKSALEATEAGFDVGTRTIVDVLDSTRSLYNANKNLSSARYNYILSVLQLRQAVGSLSEQDILDINSGLKAAKSAKTKS; the protein is encoded by the coding sequence ATGAAAAAACTGCTTCCAGTATTTATTAGCGTAGCTCTTGGCAGCTTCAGTGCTGCAGTATCGGCTGACGATCTTGCTCAAATTTACGATCAAGCAAAAGAAAATGACCCTCAATTACTGAGCGCAGCGGCACAACGTGACGCGGCATTTGAAGCAGTAACTTCAAGTCGTAGTAGCTTACTACCACAGATCAACTTAACGGCGGGTTACAACGTTACTAGCAGTGACGAACCAAAAGATAGTGAATTGCTATCTGCAGGAATTTCCTTTTCTCAAGAACTTTACAATCGTTCAAGCTGGGTTTCATTAGATACTGCAGAGAAACAAGCTCGCCAAGCAGATGCACAATACGCGGTTGTTCAACAGTCATTAATCCTGCGTGTCGCTCAGGCTTATTTCTCAGTGCTCAGTGCTCAAGATAACCTAGAGTTTGTCCGCGCAGAAAAAGCAGCGGTTGGTCGCCAGTTAGAACAAACTAAGCAACGCTTTGAAGTAGGTCTTTCAGCAATTACTGACGTACATGATGCTCAAGCACAATACGACAGCGTTTTGGCAGATGAAGTGTTAGCTGAAAATACTCTGGTTAACAGCTATGAGTCACTGCGTGAAATCACTGGTCAAGATCACAAAGATCTAAGCATTCTCGATACTAATCGTTTCTCTGCTAGCCCGTCAGCAACTTCAATGGATGCACTGGTTGAAGAAGCTCAACAAAAGAACTTGTCTCTTTTGTCATCTCGCATTGCGCAAGATGTAGCGAAAGACAACATCTCTTTAGCGAGTTCAGGCCACCTACCATCGTTAACTCTTGATGGCGGATACAGCTATGGCAAGCAAATGGATAGTAGCGGCAGTGGTTATAATTTTGACGGTCACGACTACAACGATTTAAACATCGGCGTGAACTTATCTGTGCCTCTATACACAGGTGGTAACGTGACTTCGCAAACTAAACAAGCGGAATTTTCGTACGTTGCTGCAAGCCAAGATTTAGAAGCGTCTTACCGCAGTGTGATTAAAGCTGTTCGTGCAAACAACAACAACATCAACGCTTCAATCGGTGCGTTGCGTGCTTACGAACAGTCGGTAATTTCAGCTAAATCAGCGCTAGAAGCAACTGAAGCTGGTTTTGATGTTGGTACTCGTACAATCGTAGACGTACTTGATTCAACTCGTAGCCTATACAACGCGAACAAAAACCTATCATCAGCTCGTTACAACTACATTCTTAGTGTGTTGCAACTTCGCCAAGCTGTGGGTTCTCTGTCTGAACAAGACATCCTTGATATCAACAGCGGCCTAAAAGCAGCGAAATCAGCAAAGACTAAATCTTAA
- the nudF gene encoding ADP-ribose diphosphatase, with protein MSQTDKPLGQFSSQDIEIVSKETLFQGFFRMVKYRFKHKLFQGGWSEPIERELFERGHAAALLPYDAVRDQVVIIEQIRVGTLEQQRPWQLEIVAGIIDRDESAVEVVRREAVEEAGVDIGRIESVTSYYPSAGGCSEKLDVYVGEVDSSQAKGIHGLDYEGEDIKVHVMSREQAYQLVKDGVIENGASIIALQWLELNYENLRTQWLK; from the coding sequence ATGTCACAAACCGATAAACCATTAGGTCAGTTTTCGTCACAAGACATTGAAATCGTCTCAAAAGAGACACTGTTTCAAGGTTTTTTCCGAATGGTGAAATATCGCTTCAAACATAAGCTATTTCAAGGCGGATGGAGTGAACCTATTGAGCGTGAACTTTTCGAACGTGGGCATGCGGCAGCCTTATTGCCTTATGATGCAGTTCGAGATCAAGTCGTTATCATTGAACAGATTCGAGTTGGAACACTTGAACAACAACGACCTTGGCAACTGGAGATTGTGGCTGGCATCATCGACCGTGATGAAAGCGCTGTTGAAGTGGTACGAAGGGAAGCGGTAGAAGAGGCGGGTGTAGACATCGGCCGAATTGAATCGGTGACTTCATATTATCCTTCTGCTGGCGGATGTTCTGAAAAATTAGACGTTTACGTTGGAGAAGTTGACTCCTCTCAAGCGAAAGGTATTCATGGTTTAGACTATGAAGGAGAGGATATTAAAGTGCATGTAATGAGCCGTGAGCAGGCTTACCAGTTGGTAAAAGACGGCGTCATTGAAAATGGAGCATCGATCATTGCACTACAATGGTTGGAACTGAATTACGAGAATTTGAGAACTCAATGGCTGAAGTAA
- a CDS encoding DUF1249 family protein: MAEVMVKKPYHVDLKELMRVYETNYAKLNALLPTQPSVDDLRCYQAAQMTYQLQVLEVTKYTTLVEICQSDDISVFPLPTMSVRLYHDARVAEVHTSDHLSRIKARHDYPNEKMVQKDEKAQINRFLGDWLTFCLKHGISRQPINFSHP, from the coding sequence ATGGCTGAAGTAATGGTGAAAAAACCATATCACGTAGATCTAAAAGAATTAATGCGAGTTTATGAAACAAACTACGCCAAGTTAAACGCTTTGTTGCCAACGCAGCCAAGTGTCGATGATTTACGTTGCTACCAAGCTGCTCAAATGACTTACCAACTTCAAGTGCTAGAAGTCACAAAGTACACAACTTTGGTGGAGATTTGTCAAAGTGATGATATTTCAGTGTTTCCATTGCCAACCATGTCTGTCAGGCTGTACCACGATGCTCGTGTAGCAGAAGTGCACACCAGCGATCATCTCAGCAGGATAAAAGCTCGCCATGATTATCCGAATGAGAAAATGGTACAAAAAGACGAAAAGGCACAAATTAATCGCTTTTTAGGTGATTGGCTTACCTTCTGTTTGAAGCATGGTATTAGCCGTCAGCCGATTAATTTTAGTCATCCATAA